From the Lysinibacillus fusiformis genome, the window AAATAATGGCGATATTAAAACATAGACAAACCAATTGGCTTGAAATATTCGCGTCCACACACTTTCAGACTGTTTCCCCATATTGGCTTCCTCCTATTCCCCTAAAAAGTACAGTGAATCTTGTGCCATATGGATGGTAATATCTTCACCGATCTTTTTGATTTGGTCATAAGAATTAATAAGCATTACTTTAAGTGAGAACGCCGTAAAATCTACAATGTAATTAACGCTAATACCTGTAAATTCTACGAATGTAATTTTTCCTGTTAATGTGTTATCACCAGTACCAAGTTGAATCGATTCTGGACGAATAGAAATAAATACTTTGTCTCCAATCATATGCGTTAAAGAGGGAGAGCTTTGTTGTTTTCGCCCAGTTAAAATATGTCCATTTACTGTTCGTACTTGTACATCATCATTCTCAATAGTCTGGATAGAACCTTCAATTAAATTAGTTTCACCAATAAAATTAGCCACGAAACGATCTTCGGGCTGGTGATAAATTTCTTGAGGGGTCCCAATTTGCTTGATATAGCCATCTTCCATAACCATGATTCGATCCGACATGGACATGGCCTCCATTTGATCATGTGTAACGTAAATGGTTGTGACTCCCAGCTCAGATTGGATTCGTTTGATTTCAATACGTGTTTCCTCACGTAATTTTGCATCTAGATTGGATAGAGGTTCATCTAGCAATAAAATATCTGGCTCTATCACGAGTGCTCTAGCTAAAGCAACACGCTGCTGCTGCCCACCAGATAGCTCATTTATTTTTCTGTTGCCGTAAGCTGCAAGATGTACTTGTCCTCTAATTCGATCAACCTTGTGTTGAATCTCAGCCTTTGAAAATTTTCGAACTTGTAAACCAAATGCAATATTCTCATCAACCGTCATATGGGGAAAAAGGGCATAATTTTGAAATACCATGCCGATATTGCGTTTATTGGGCTGAAGTCGAGTGACATCTCGATCATCAAAAAGAATTTTGCCTTTAGTAGGGTAATAAAAGCCTGCGAGCATCCTTAAAGTGGTTGTTTTGCCGCAGCCGCTAGGGCCGAGAAAAGTAAAAAATTCACCTGCTTTTATTTCAAGATTTAAATCTTTCACACCAGATACTTGACCAAAATACTTCGAGACATTTTCGATTCTGACACTTTTCAATCATAAACTCCTCTCTAACAAAGAATCTAGATGATGCAGGAAGGTAAAAATTCGCTGCATAAGCCGAATTTTTACCCATTCTACTATTTACTGCGCCCTTTAATATTGTTATCCCAGTATTCCATCCATTCAGCTTCTTTGTCAGACATTAGCTGCCAATCAATATCGAATGTTTTTAAATCTAATTCCTGGTACCATTCTGGCATGGAGGCTTTGTCGATATCAGAACGTGTAGGAATTTGATAATAATCATTAGCTAATTGTGTTACCATCTCTTTTTCAAATAAAAACTCGACAAATAGTTTCGCATTTTCCAGGTTTTTCGCATTGTTTACAACTGCTACACCATCTACTAAAATAGGTGCTCCGCTTTTTGGATAAATATAATCAAAAGGATAATCTGTCGTATATTTTTTTAATAAAATATCTTGCAGATTCCATAAGGAGACACTGCCTTCTTGACGTGTTAGCTTTAAATACAAAGCATTAGGGTCTTGCGTGTACTCCTTTGTATTGGCATCTAATTGTAATAACCATTCATAGCCTTTATCAGGTGAATCGGCACCTTGTCGTACAATCATTGAGGAATAAATTGTGCGCATTGTACCTGACGCAAGTACACCTCTGATTAAAATTTGATCCTTCCATTTAGGATCTAATAAGTCATCCCAGTCCTGTGGACCAGTTTCTTTTGTTAGTAAATCACTATTAATCATAATGACTTCTGGTAACAACATTTCGCCGAACCATCGTCCATCCACATCTTTGTGCGTGGCATCAATAGCGTCAATAAAGCTCGGCTGCCAAGCATGTAGTAAGTCTTCATTTGCACCAACAATGAGAGCGGATTGTGTTCCACCCCACCAAAAATCTGCTTGAGGATTTGCCTTTTCACCACGTAGACGTTCTAAAATTTGTTGAGCACCCATCGTTAAAAATTCTACTTCAATGTCTGGATATTTTTCATTAAACTGATCGATCACATTTTGCACCATTTCTTCATCCCGTCCAGTGTAAATCACAAGCTTGCCTGAAGGTGACGTTGCTGCTACTTCTGTTTTGTCGCCATCAGAAGCTTTGTCGTTATTTGCTGCATCATTTGTAGAATCTTGCTGATCATTGCCGTTACAAGCAGCTAAAACGAAAAGCATTACCATAAGGAAAAAACCAAGAATACGTTTTTTTTTCATCAACTTCCCCTTTCTTAAAGTAAGTTACTTGCATAATGCAGTATAATACCGAAAGGGAACATTAATGTTAGAATTATTAAAAAATTACATTTGCATTCATCATAGCGAAGTGCATGCTAGTAAGCAACGGCATTTCAATAAAGTTCAAAAAAACTCCTTAAAAAGGAATCATTCCATTTTTAAGGAGTTTTTTGTAAGTTTATGAATGTGCTTCTAAGAAGCTATCTTTTTGTTGACGTTGTGCAACAATGGTTGGCAGCATCATGCCAGCAATAACGAGAACAATCCCAATAATTTGTACAGTAGTTAGAGGTTCATGTAAAACAATAACGGAAACAGTAACCGCCACTGGTAATTCGATGGCACTTAAAATAGAAGCAAGCGCACCACCGATTTTTGGAATAGCAATCGAAAATAAATAAATCGGCAATATAATACCGAAAAGACCAAGTGCTAGTCCATATTTCCAGAGGCCTTGCATGAATAATTTGCCGTTCCAAATAACCTCAGGGTTAAGGAAAATACTAATCATAATAAGGGCCACAAAGGAAACGATTAATACCCTTGTTGTGGTAGTAACACCCTCGACAGGTCGGGAATTAAATTGAATGAAACATGCAAAAGTAACCGCTGCTGCAAAACCGAATAGCCACCCTTGAATAGGGATGTCACTTAAATCTACATTTAATACACCAGCAGCTAAAATGGTTCCTATAAATAAGATGACGATTGAAATCACTTCAGGTCTACTTGGTAATCTTTTATGAAGAGCACAATCAATCAGCAGACCAATCCATGTAAATTGGAATAACATGACTACTGCAAGAGAAGCAGGAAGATACTTTAAAGATTCTCCATATACAATCCCTGTTGCCCCCGTAAAAATCCCAGTACATATTAAAATAAGTAAGCCCTTTTTGGACGGACTTGGTAATGTTCTGTCTGTAAAAATAAAGATAGCTATTACGAGTATAAAGCCAATAATATACTGGCTTGAAACAGCCTCTGCTGATGTAAAGCCATGCTGCATAGCTACTTTGATAATAGTCGACAAAATCCCGTAACTACTAGAAGCAATGACAATCAAAAGAGGGTAAATAAAATTATTTTTCATCTATTCGTATTTCACTTCACTTCCTAAAACTGTTTAACCATATGGTGAAAAGGCTCATCAATTATTGACCATGGCTCCGTAATAACAAAGCCTAAGCGTTCATAAAGACGGCGAGCATCTTCTTTTTCGGTTTCAACATTTAATGATAATTTTGTATAGCCACGCTGCTTTGTCAGTTCTTCGGCAAATTGTAATAGCAATGTTCCGATTCCTTTACCACGTGCAGCTGGTGCAACACAAACTGTATCAATGTAAGCCTCATCTTCATGGGCTTCCTGGTCAATAACAATGGATGGCGCATTTTTTGCTTCAAGCCATTTAACAAGGTTAGCATCCATATGAACGGCTTGTTCGCCGTAATAATAAACGAGAATCCCCAAAATCTGTTCATTTTCAGTAGCGACAAAAGTATTTAAATAAGAATGTCGATTGTCTTCTTGTTGAAAAAGAACGGTCAGCTCTTGTATCACAGCCTCCGTTGATTGCTCACCAGTTAACCGATTAGCAATATCGCCAATGGCGTCGATAATTAAAGGCACAACAGCATGGGCATCTTGTGGTTGCGCTTGTCGAATTGTAATACTCATTTTGATAATCCCTACCTTTCTATAGGCAAGTATAACAAAGATAGGGGATGACTCAAGTTATCCATCCTCTCGTAAAGAAATGCCAAAAGTAAAAACCTTTATAGAATGACAATTTTCGTGTTAATCTATAATGACTAGACTTTCAGGAGGACTATCATGACAAAGCAAGAGAAGGATTTTATATTAGTCTATGGAGATGCTTTTATTGACTATATTGCTGATGATGTAACAAACACATCATTTACTAAATATATGGGTGGCGCAACGGTCAATGTTGCAGCGGGTATTAGCCGCATTGGTGCGCCTTCCGCATTAATTACAATTACGGGTGATGACGAGGGCTCGCAATTTGTGAGAGATGGGCTTGCCCAAGAGGGTGTGAAACTGGATTATGCCGTATTTGATCCAGCAAAACGAGTAAGTGGTGTTTATGTGCATCTAACAGAAGCATGTGAGCGAATTTTTAAGGATTATGTTGATGAGACACCCGATTTACAAGTTGAACCATCACAGCTAAATGTAGCAGCTTTTAAGCATGCCTCTGCTTTAACGGTGTGTTCAGGCACAATGTTCCATCCAACAGCCCTTGCTACAACACGAGCAGCAGTAGAAATGGCTAAGGACAAGGGTGCAATTATTGCAATGGATGCAAATATCCGTCCTTTACGTTGGAGCAGTGAAGAAATTTGTCGAGATACGATTACATCATTTTTCGAGGATGTCGATATTTTAAAGGTGACGGATGATGAGCTATTCTTCCTGACAGAGACAAGTAGCTTAGAAGAAGGTATCGAGCAATTAAATAGCTATTTAGTGCCTATTATTTTAATTACCGTAGGAGAGAACGGGACTTATGCAGTCCTTAATGGTGAGGTTATCCATGTACCGACTGAGAAAGTAGTGCCTGTGGATACTACAGGTGCGGGAGATGCATTTATGGCAGGTGTCCTACGTGATGTCCATTATAATGGTTTACCTACAACAAAAGCAGAACTAGTGCGTTGTACAAGCTTTGGCAACAAATTAGGAGCTTTTGCCGCAACAAAAGCAGGTGCTTTAACGGCTCTACCATATTATGAGGATATTAAGCATTTACTAAAATAAACATGTGAGGCGTGGAGAATATGGAGAAAAACTACGATGTTTTAGTAAAGGATCAACTGTTCTTTGGCGGTGCAAAAGATGCAGAGGCTGCATTTACACAAGAATCCGTTGATGTTGTGATAGATGTTCGTGTTCAAGGGCTATCCCTTCAAGAGCAGGAAACAGTTCCTTATTCTTATAAACATATGCCTATAGCAGATGAAGATAGTGAGGTAGCATCATCCATCCAACAAGTAGCGAAGGAAGTTGCTTTAGCCTATGAGACAGGGCAGAAAGTATATGTTCACTGTGGAAGTGGTGGCGGTCGTGCAGGTGTTGCAGCTACCGCTGTACTAATGGAGTTGGGAATGGCCAATTCTTTAGAGGAAGCAGAGGCAGCAGTTAAAACAGCTCGTCCACAAGTAACCATTCGCCCAAAAATGGAAGATGCTCTGCAAAAACTTTATAAATAATAGAGAAGATGTACTAATTAAGGTACATCTCATATTTTTGAAAAACAAAACCATCAATAGAATTTTTGTGAAAGGTGAAAATGGTTTCCGTTGCAGGCTACTTGCTTTCCTGTGGGCGAGCGCCGAATCGCTTCCTCCGCTATCGCTCCGTGCAGGGCTTCGCCTATCTCGCTATCCCACGGGAGTCAAGTAGCCTTCCACTCCAACCTACTAAAGTGTTATCTTTTTAGCAAAGGTTTTCAGCTAAAGTGAAGATGTTCACTATTCTTTATGAAGAGGTGTTGTCACGCATCACTTCTCCACATTAAAAATAAGTGCCTCTCCTCTCTCTAATAAGACAAATAGTGGGCTATTTTGTTCACTACTACTAGTATGAAAGACATTTTCAGAATGGTTGATTGGAGTGGAGCCAGCGTCACTCCAAGGGGATTTAGCGTCACAGAGGAGACCCTGGAGCGAACGGAAGTGAGTAAAGCGGCTCATCGGACGCCCCCTGGAAAGGACGCTGGCGGAACGGAAATCAATCCCTCACCTTGCAAAGTTGTTTTTTCTGCTGTTGACACCATCTTTTTTCAACAACATGAGATGTACTAATTAAGGTACATCTTTTTTTTATGGTGTAAGAGATATTTTGTTCTATACATATTAGAACAAAGTTGTTATAGTTAGTATATAACAAATAATGAGGTGATCTGTATGATGGAGGAATTAGCAAAAGTTCCATGGGCAGTTATAGCACCGCTCATCATCGTTCAAATTATTTTGATGATCGTAGCACTTATTGATTTACGTAAAATTCATGCAACAAACGGGCCTAAAATTCTTTGGGTATTTATCATTATCTTTGCTAATCTATTAGGGTCAATTGCGTACTTTATAGTGGGGAGAAAGCAGTCATGACAACTTTACTTCAAGTTACAGGTTTGACCAAGCAATTTGCAGAGCACAAAGTTGTAGATAATATTCATTTCAACTTAGAGGAAAAAACTTCTACGGCTTTAATTGGTCCAAATGGAGCTGGCAAGACAACGACTTTATCTATGTTAACGGGGCTTTTAAGACCGACTGCTGGAAGTGTAAAGATGCTAGGTAATGATTTACGTGCGAATATAGGTTTTTTACCACAATATCCACAGTTTCATCCTTGGCTAACTGCGTTAGAGTTTACAGAAATGGCTGCAAGGTTGAATGGTGTAGCAGCCAAAAAGGCTAAATTAGAAGCACAAAAAACCTTAGAATTTGTAGGGTTAGGAGATGCCCAACATAAAAAGATAGCCACTTTTTCTGGTGGGATGAAGCAGCGACTTGGTATTTCCCAAGCAATAGTGCATAAGCCTAAATTACTGCTATTAGACGAACCTGTTTCAGCATTAGATCCCGTTGGACGTAGAGAAGTGCTCGATTTATTAAAAGGATTACAACAAGAGACGACTATTTTATACTCAACGCATATTTTAAATGATGCTGAAGAAATGACAGACCAACTATTATTCTTGCAAAATGGCAAGCTCGTAGAACAGGGAACATTACGTGAGGTACGGCAACGTTTTGATGAGCAAAATTATGTTATTGAATTTGGCAGTGAAGAAGAGGCTAAGCTTTTTGCAAATCCATCTAATCATGTAATCGGTTGTTATGTCTATATTGAGATAGTGAATGAGGAGCCAACGATGAAGAAGTTGCTTCAACGTTTAAGTGAATGTCCTTATACAATTAGAAAGGTAGAGCGACAGACAGCATCTCTGGAAGAAATTTTCATGAAGGTGGCGAAAAAAGCATGAGAGGATTCAATGTACTTCTGCAAAAGGAATTTAGAGAAGCATGGCGGAGTTGGAAGTTTCTATGGATTCCTCTTGTGTTTGCTCTGCTTGGAATGAATGATCCACTAACAAACTACTATATGATGGATATTTTAAATGCTGTTGGGAATGTACCAGAGGGCTTTGAAATGCTGATGCCAGAATTAATGCCACTTGATTTAATTCAAGCTGCTATCGGGCAGTTTCAAACGATCGGCTTATTGGTGATGATGGCTTCGTTTGTAGGGGCTATTAGTAAGGAACGAGCTAATGGTATGGCAACATTATTATATGCTCGGCCCATTTCATTTGGCGCATATTTTTTAAGTAAATTTGTTGTCATGAGCACCATTTGTTTTGTTAGTGTTTTAGCTGGGTTTGCTGCTAATGTCTATTATACAAGTATTCTATACGGAACGTTGGACATTGGTGCACTGTTAATAAGCTTTTCGACGTACTATATATGGTTGCTATTTGTGATAGCTGTTACGTTAATGATGAGTGCCAGTTTTAAAACAGTTATTGCTACTACATGTGCATTTACAGTGATTTTTGTTGGGCAAATCGTCGATATGATTGTAGGAATCTTTTGGACAATATCACCGTGGAAACTAGCAAGTTACGGAATTGCGAAATTTCGAGGAACAATAGAGGTGTCAGATTACTGGTGGAGCTTAATAATTACGCTAGCATTGACAATCATCTGTATCAGCATTGGCATCGTGATGATGAAAAGAAATGCGTCTATGACAAAAATCTAAAGAATATAAAACGGTAAAAACCAACTTATAATGGGTTTTTACCGTTTTTCGTTTTAAAACATCCCACCATTTATAAGTAAAATTAGTCCCAAAAAGAACATAATCCAAGAAAGGGTAGAACTTGTTCTTTGATCAAAAAGTGTTTGAATTTTTCTTAAAGGTTTATTCATAAATCGGCGGAATAATAGATGTAAGCACAGTAGGATAATCCCTGGTGCTATCATTACCAAATTGTAACCTGCCAATAAAGGTAACCATTCATAAAACGTTAATTGATTACTCGTTAAAATACCTATTGCAGCGAAATAGGGAAGGGCGGTTGCAACTTCTAAAATAGAAGTTGTGAAACCTAAGGCTACCATAGAGGTCACATGTAAAGACTTTGGTTTAGGTGCTCCATTTGCCTTTCTCTTTGGTACTAACCAACTGCCGATAAATAAAATTGCTCCCACAATGGTCATGATAAATCGAGCTGAGTAGCTAGTTAGCAAATTAGAAATCGGGTCAAAGATGACGCCTAGACCTAACATTAAAAAAATCCCAGTACTAAAGTAAAACAAGGCAACAGTCATTAAATAGGTTAATAAAAGGCGGATTTGCTGCTTTTTAGCTACAAGCAATACATAGACAGACACACCAATAATAGAAGGACTAAACATGTCTAATAAAGCTAAGGTACCTATCAGTAGCAACATTTCTATGTTCATGGTTGTGACTTTCCTGACGCCTGTTTTTTTGATTCATAAATATGAAAAGCCTGCTCAATAAAATGTAGAAATTCTTCCTCTAAAGGATATAATCCTATTTGCTCAGATTTGTGAGGTGACCTTCGTATAGTCCACATCTTCTCTAAAAACGCATCATTTCCTTTGTATTCTACTTCGGTCTTTTCCATCATTCGTTTGATAATAAACTGAACGGAATCTGCTTCAGGGCTTTCCTTACGAAGCTGCTTTAATTGACCCAATAAG encodes:
- a CDS encoding GAP family protein, which translates into the protein MNIEMLLLIGTLALLDMFSPSIIGVSVYVLLVAKKQQIRLLLTYLMTVALFYFSTGIFLMLGLGVIFDPISNLLTSYSARFIMTIVGAILFIGSWLVPKRKANGAPKPKSLHVTSMVALGFTTSILEVATALPYFAAIGILTSNQLTFYEWLPLLAGYNLVMIAPGIILLCLHLLFRRFMNKPLRKIQTLFDQRTSSTLSWIMFFLGLILLINGGMF
- a CDS encoding EamA family transporter — translated: MKNNFIYPLLIVIASSSYGILSTIIKVAMQHGFTSAEAVSSQYIIGFILVIAIFIFTDRTLPSPSKKGLLILICTGIFTGATGIVYGESLKYLPASLAVVMLFQFTWIGLLIDCALHKRLPSRPEVISIVILFIGTILAAGVLNVDLSDIPIQGWLFGFAAAVTFACFIQFNSRPVEGVTTTTRVLIVSFVALIMISIFLNPEVIWNGKLFMQGLWKYGLALGLFGIILPIYLFSIAIPKIGGALASILSAIELPVAVTVSVIVLHEPLTTVQIIGIVLVIAGMMLPTIVAQRQQKDSFLEAHS
- a CDS encoding ABC transporter permease, whose translation is MRGFNVLLQKEFREAWRSWKFLWIPLVFALLGMNDPLTNYYMMDILNAVGNVPEGFEMLMPELMPLDLIQAAIGQFQTIGLLVMMASFVGAISKERANGMATLLYARPISFGAYFLSKFVVMSTICFVSVLAGFAANVYYTSILYGTLDIGALLISFSTYYIWLLFVIAVTLMMSASFKTVIATTCAFTVIFVGQIVDMIVGIFWTISPWKLASYGIAKFRGTIEVSDYWWSLIITLALTIICISIGIVMMKRNASMTKI
- a CDS encoding carbohydrate kinase family protein, producing MTKQEKDFILVYGDAFIDYIADDVTNTSFTKYMGGATVNVAAGISRIGAPSALITITGDDEGSQFVRDGLAQEGVKLDYAVFDPAKRVSGVYVHLTEACERIFKDYVDETPDLQVEPSQLNVAAFKHASALTVCSGTMFHPTALATTRAAVEMAKDKGAIIAMDANIRPLRWSSEEICRDTITSFFEDVDILKVTDDELFFLTETSSLEEGIEQLNSYLVPIILITVGENGTYAVLNGEVIHVPTEKVVPVDTTGAGDAFMAGVLRDVHYNGLPTTKAELVRCTSFGNKLGAFAATKAGALTALPYYEDIKHLLK
- a CDS encoding GNAT family N-acetyltransferase, yielding MSITIRQAQPQDAHAVVPLIIDAIGDIANRLTGEQSTEAVIQELTVLFQQEDNRHSYLNTFVATENEQILGILVYYYGEQAVHMDANLVKWLEAKNAPSIVIDQEAHEDEAYIDTVCVAPAARGKGIGTLLLQFAEELTKQRGYTKLSLNVETEKEDARRLYERLGFVITEPWSIIDEPFHHMVKQF
- a CDS encoding ABC transporter ATP-binding protein, with the protein product MKSVRIENVSKYFGQVSGVKDLNLEIKAGEFFTFLGPSGCGKTTTLRMLAGFYYPTKGKILFDDRDVTRLQPNKRNIGMVFQNYALFPHMTVDENIAFGLQVRKFSKAEIQHKVDRIRGQVHLAAYGNRKINELSGGQQQRVALARALVIEPDILLLDEPLSNLDAKLREETRIEIKRIQSELGVTTIYVTHDQMEAMSMSDRIMVMEDGYIKQIGTPQEIYHQPEDRFVANFIGETNLIEGSIQTIENDDVQVRTVNGHILTGRKQQSSPSLTHMIGDKVFISIRPESIQLGTGDNTLTGKITFVEFTGISVNYIVDFTAFSLKVMLINSYDQIKKIGEDITIHMAQDSLYFLGE
- a CDS encoding extracellular solute-binding protein, producing MKKKRILGFFLMVMLFVLAACNGNDQQDSTNDAANNDKASDGDKTEVAATSPSGKLVIYTGRDEEMVQNVIDQFNEKYPDIEVEFLTMGAQQILERLRGEKANPQADFWWGGTQSALIVGANEDLLHAWQPSFIDAIDATHKDVDGRWFGEMLLPEVIMINSDLLTKETGPQDWDDLLDPKWKDQILIRGVLASGTMRTIYSSMIVRQGADSPDKGYEWLLQLDANTKEYTQDPNALYLKLTRQEGSVSLWNLQDILLKKYTTDYPFDYIYPKSGAPILVDGVAVVNNAKNLENAKLFVEFLFEKEMVTQLANDYYQIPTRSDIDKASMPEWYQELDLKTFDIDWQLMSDKEAEWMEYWDNNIKGRSK
- a CDS encoding ABC transporter ATP-binding protein yields the protein MTTLLQVTGLTKQFAEHKVVDNIHFNLEEKTSTALIGPNGAGKTTTLSMLTGLLRPTAGSVKMLGNDLRANIGFLPQYPQFHPWLTALEFTEMAARLNGVAAKKAKLEAQKTLEFVGLGDAQHKKIATFSGGMKQRLGISQAIVHKPKLLLLDEPVSALDPVGRREVLDLLKGLQQETTILYSTHILNDAEEMTDQLLFLQNGKLVEQGTLREVRQRFDEQNYVIEFGSEEEAKLFANPSNHVIGCYVYIEIVNEEPTMKKLLQRLSECPYTIRKVERQTASLEEIFMKVAKKA
- a CDS encoding protein-tyrosine phosphatase family protein; translation: MEKNYDVLVKDQLFFGGAKDAEAAFTQESVDVVIDVRVQGLSLQEQETVPYSYKHMPIADEDSEVASSIQQVAKEVALAYETGQKVYVHCGSGGGRAGVAATAVLMELGMANSLEEAEAAVKTARPQVTIRPKMEDALQKLYK
- a CDS encoding PLDc N-terminal domain-containing protein, with protein sequence MMEELAKVPWAVIAPLIIVQIILMIVALIDLRKIHATNGPKILWVFIIIFANLLGSIAYFIVGRKQS